In the Octadecabacter sp. SW4 genome, one interval contains:
- a CDS encoding aspartate-semialdehyde dehydrogenase — translation MGYRVVVVGATGNVGREMLNILAERQFPADEVAVLASRKSLGTEVSYGDKTLKTQDLDTFDFTGWDMALFAVGSDATKVYAPKAAKAGCVVIDNSSLYRYDPDVPLIVPEVNADAIHGYAKKNIIANPNCSTAQMVVALKPLHDRAKIKRVVVSTYQSVSGSGKEAIDELWNQTKGVYVPGQEVAPSVYPKQIAFNVIPHIDVFMDSGDTKEEWKMVAETKKIVDPAIKVTATCVRVPVFVGHSESINIEFEEFLDEDEARDILREAPGIMVIDKREDGGYVTPIECVGDFATFVSRIRQDSTIDNGLNLWCVSDNLRKGAALNAVQIAELLGVKVLKKG, via the coding sequence ATGGGCTATAGAGTCGTCGTTGTCGGTGCCACAGGTAACGTGGGCCGCGAAATGCTGAACATTCTGGCCGAGCGCCAGTTTCCCGCCGATGAGGTTGCCGTGCTGGCCAGCCGCAAATCGCTGGGCACCGAAGTTTCGTATGGCGACAAAACCCTGAAAACCCAAGACCTTGATACCTTTGATTTCACAGGTTGGGATATGGCCCTGTTCGCTGTCGGATCCGACGCAACCAAGGTCTATGCCCCCAAGGCCGCCAAGGCGGGCTGTGTCGTGATCGATAACTCGTCGCTTTACCGCTATGACCCGGATGTGCCGCTGATCGTGCCCGAAGTGAACGCCGATGCGATTCATGGCTATGCCAAAAAGAATATTATCGCCAACCCCAACTGCTCCACCGCGCAGATGGTTGTGGCCCTCAAACCCCTGCATGATCGCGCCAAGATCAAGCGCGTCGTGGTGTCGACCTATCAGTCCGTGTCGGGCAGTGGCAAAGAAGCGATTGACGAGTTGTGGAACCAGACCAAGGGCGTTTATGTCCCTGGTCAGGAAGTCGCGCCCAGCGTCTACCCCAAGCAGATCGCCTTTAACGTAATTCCGCATATCGACGTGTTCATGGACAGCGGCGATACCAAGGAAGAATGGAAGATGGTCGCCGAGACCAAAAAGATCGTCGATCCGGCGATCAAGGTCACGGCCACCTGTGTGCGGGTGCCGGTCTTTGTCGGCCATTCAGAATCCATCAACATCGAATTCGAGGAATTTCTTGACGAAGATGAAGCCCGCGACATCCTGCGCGAAGCCCCCGGCATCATGGTGATCGATAAGCGCGAGGACGGTGGCTACGTCACCCCGATCGAATGCGTCGGCGACTTTGCCACGTTTGTCAGCCGCATCCGTCAGGACAGCACGATCGACAACGGCCTGAACCTCTGGTGTGTCAGTGACAACCTGCGCAAGGGTGCTGCCCTGAACGCGGTGCAGATTGCAGAACTTCTGGGCGTGAAAGTGCTGAAAAAGGGCTAG
- the ccoN gene encoding cytochrome-c oxidase, cbb3-type subunit I: MWDWIKIALLGLITLGAALAANWARDLAYQVHALIVMAVAAGLFIWSVRTAGDDKGPVETGYMDGVIRAGVVATTFWGLAGFLVGVWIAFQLAFPQLNFEFLQGYGNFGRLRPLHTSAVIFAFGGNALIATSFYIVQRTCAARLWGGNLPWFVFWGYNLFIVLAATGYLMGATQSKEYAEPEWYVDLWLTIVWVAYLLVFMGTLLKRKEPHIYVANWFFLSFIVTVAMLHVINNLAIPVSVFGSRSVSAFAGVQDAMTQWWYGHNAVGFFLTAGFLGMMYYFVPKQAEKPVFSYKLSIIHFWALIFLYIWAGPHHLHYTALPDWASTLGMVFSIVLWMPSWGGMINGLMTLNGAWDKIRTDPIIRMMVISLGFYGMSTFEGPMMSIRAVNSLSHYTDWTIGHVHSGALGWNGMITFSALYFLTPKLWSKQRLYSLSLVNWHFWLATIGIILYAASMWVTGIMEGLMWREVDAQGFLVNSFADTVSAKFPMYVVRGLGGVLYLTGALIMAYNLWMTAFGKKSAAIVAAPAE, from the coding sequence ATGTGGGATTGGATCAAGATTGCGCTTTTGGGGCTGATAACCCTTGGCGCAGCATTGGCGGCGAACTGGGCAAGGGACTTGGCTTACCAAGTGCACGCCCTGATCGTCATGGCCGTCGCGGCCGGGCTGTTCATCTGGTCAGTCAGAACTGCCGGGGACGACAAAGGCCCGGTGGAAACCGGCTATATGGATGGCGTCATCCGTGCCGGTGTTGTCGCAACAACATTTTGGGGGCTGGCAGGTTTTCTGGTCGGCGTCTGGATTGCGTTCCAGCTTGCCTTTCCGCAGCTAAACTTTGAATTCCTGCAAGGTTACGGCAACTTTGGCCGTCTGCGTCCGCTGCACACCTCGGCAGTGATTTTCGCCTTTGGCGGCAACGCCTTGATCGCAACGTCCTTTTACATCGTGCAACGCACCTGCGCGGCCCGCCTTTGGGGCGGAAACCTGCCCTGGTTCGTGTTCTGGGGCTACAACCTGTTTATCGTGCTGGCGGCAACGGGATACCTGATGGGGGCAACCCAGTCCAAGGAATACGCCGAACCCGAATGGTATGTTGACCTGTGGCTGACAATTGTCTGGGTTGCCTATTTGCTGGTCTTCATGGGCACGCTTCTCAAGCGCAAAGAGCCACACATCTACGTGGCAAACTGGTTCTTCCTGTCGTTCATCGTCACCGTTGCGATGCTCCACGTTATCAACAACCTCGCCATTCCGGTATCGGTCTTTGGGTCGCGTTCCGTAAGTGCGTTTGCGGGCGTGCAGGATGCCATGACGCAATGGTGGTATGGCCACAACGCCGTGGGCTTCTTCCTGACTGCCGGCTTCCTAGGGATGATGTATTACTTTGTGCCCAAGCAGGCCGAAAAGCCTGTGTTCAGCTACAAACTGTCGATCATCCACTTCTGGGCGCTGATCTTCCTTTATATCTGGGCTGGTCCACACCACCTGCACTACACAGCCTTGCCCGACTGGGCATCGACCCTTGGTATGGTCTTTTCCATCGTGCTTTGGATGCCAAGCTGGGGCGGGATGATCAACGGCCTGATGACGCTGAACGGCGCCTGGGACAAGATCCGCACCGATCCGATTATCCGGATGATGGTTATTTCGCTGGGGTTCTACGGGATGTCCACATTCGAGGGTCCGATGATGTCGATCCGCGCCGTGAATTCCCTGTCGCACTACACCGACTGGACCATTGGCCACGTGCACTCGGGCGCACTCGGCTGGAACGGGATGATCACCTTCTCGGCGCTTTACTTCCTGACGCCAAAACTGTGGAGCAAGCAGCGCCTTTACAGCCTGTCGCTGGTCAACTGGCACTTCTGGCTCGCCACGATCGGCATCATTCTCTACGCGGCCTCGATGTGGGTCACGGGGATCATGGAAGGCCTGATGTGGCGTGAAGTTGATGCGCAGGGTTTCCTTGTGAACTCCTTTGCCGACACCGTGTCTGCCAAGTTCCCGATGTATGTGGTTCGCGGTCTGGGCGGGGTTCTTTACCTCACCGGTGCGCTAATCATGGCCTATAACCTGTGGATGACCGCATTCGGCAAAAAGTCTGCCGCAATCGTCGCCGCACCAGCTGAATAA
- a CDS encoding DUF4139 domain-containing protein has translation MLRPILATSLVALIAATPALADRVEAPADITAVTIYPEGATVVRQVTVDLLAGTHEILVPDLPVRTRAENLRVTPSDDVRIGAVSLATGRQPVTDDTSSAEVEAAEAEVERLEQVLRDHDTNISMIRLAVAAAEEQVAFLRGLGNQDGLAAASPDDIRALAQLVGTEVLAARQAALEAEVEAQAALRARADDAELLEKARQALAALTAPVDQGAVLTVTVQTDADGPVMLDISTIVGEAYWRPTYDLRLTRGETPTLEIDRNVLVTQYSGEDWDGVALTLSTARPGEQSQAGEVYGIPRRIISEDELERERDQSVSAFGGMSEPVMEMAPMVIMEEIGMTTDMQGANVTYTYGGEVTIRDGVDDLRLTLDTQSVTPEIWAAATPLRDDSAYMVAEITNTTGEVLLPGEALLIADGSLVGFTDLPLVAAGDDTKIGFGVIDGIRLTRIVPNRTEGDIGVISRSNQQTETAVITVENLTGESWPIRLRDRTYYSDQDDLEVDYTASLPVTVEDPEGRRGVLEWQFDLGAGGEQEITLESSLTWPTGYVLQ, from the coding sequence ATGTTGCGCCCCATTCTTGCTACCAGCCTTGTTGCCTTGATCGCTGCCACCCCTGCGTTGGCCGACCGTGTTGAGGCCCCCGCAGATATCACCGCCGTAACGATCTACCCCGAAGGGGCGACAGTGGTGCGCCAAGTCACCGTTGATCTGCTCGCGGGCACCCATGAAATTCTGGTTCCCGACCTGCCTGTTCGCACGCGGGCGGAGAACCTGCGCGTGACCCCATCAGACGATGTGCGGATCGGGGCCGTATCCCTCGCCACTGGTCGCCAGCCTGTGACCGATGACACCTCCAGCGCCGAAGTCGAAGCCGCCGAGGCCGAAGTTGAACGCCTTGAGCAGGTCTTGCGTGACCATGACACGAATATCTCAATGATTCGCTTGGCGGTTGCCGCTGCCGAAGAACAGGTCGCGTTCCTGCGTGGGCTTGGCAATCAAGATGGTCTTGCCGCCGCATCCCCCGACGATATCCGCGCGCTGGCGCAACTGGTTGGCACCGAGGTCCTCGCGGCACGCCAAGCCGCGCTTGAGGCCGAGGTGGAGGCCCAGGCTGCCCTGCGCGCCCGCGCTGATGATGCCGAACTGCTGGAAAAGGCACGTCAGGCCCTGGCCGCGCTGACTGCGCCCGTTGATCAAGGTGCCGTGCTGACCGTGACGGTGCAGACCGATGCGGACGGGCCTGTCATGCTGGATATTTCCACGATCGTTGGCGAGGCTTACTGGCGACCGACCTATGATCTGCGCCTGACCCGTGGAGAGACACCGACGCTGGAAATTGATCGCAACGTTTTGGTTACGCAATACAGCGGCGAAGACTGGGACGGTGTGGCGCTGACCCTCTCGACCGCCCGCCCGGGCGAACAAAGCCAAGCGGGCGAAGTTTACGGGATCCCGCGCCGGATCATCAGCGAGGATGAGTTGGAACGCGAGCGGGATCAAAGCGTCAGCGCGTTTGGTGGTATGTCCGAACCGGTTATGGAAATGGCACCGATGGTCATCATGGAAGAAATAGGCATGACCACCGACATGCAGGGTGCAAACGTCACCTATACCTACGGCGGCGAAGTCACGATCCGTGACGGTGTGGACGATCTGCGCCTGACGCTGGACACCCAATCCGTCACGCCCGAAATCTGGGCCGCCGCCACGCCGCTGCGCGACGACAGCGCCTATATGGTCGCGGAGATCACCAACACCACGGGCGAGGTTTTGCTTCCCGGTGAGGCGTTGCTAATCGCTGATGGCAGCCTTGTTGGCTTTACCGATCTGCCGCTGGTCGCCGCTGGTGACGACACGAAAATCGGCTTTGGTGTGATCGACGGGATCCGCCTGACCCGCATCGTGCCCAACCGGACCGAGGGTGATATCGGCGTCATTTCTCGCAGCAACCAGCAAACGGAAACTGCCGTGATCACGGTTGAAAACCTGACCGGTGAAAGCTGGCCGATCCGCCTGCGCGACCGCACCTATTATTCCGATCAGGACGATCTTGAGGTCGATTACACCGCAAGCCTGCCCGTCACCGTGGAAGACCCCGAAGGGCGGCGCGGCGTGCTGGAATGGCAGTTTGATCTGGGCGCGGGCGGCGAACAGGAAATCACGCTGGAAAGCAGCCTGACGTGGCCCACGGGATATGTGTTGCAATAG
- a CDS encoding transcriptional regulator — METHKAKRVAIIIEAPMERRLTDALNDVGVQGYSILPVLGGSGRSGQWSREGQVGRSGMMQVVCIIRPERLDDLLEAAFKVVERHMGVVTVSDCEVLRAERF, encoded by the coding sequence ATGGAAACGCACAAGGCAAAACGTGTCGCGATCATTATCGAAGCACCGATGGAGCGCCGATTGACCGATGCGCTGAATGACGTAGGCGTGCAGGGTTATTCCATCCTGCCCGTGCTGGGCGGATCGGGCCGATCGGGGCAGTGGTCGCGCGAGGGGCAAGTCGGCCGATCCGGCATGATGCAGGTTGTCTGCATTATCAGGCCGGAACGTCTGGATGATTTGCTTGAAGCGGCGTTCAAGGTGGTCGAGCGGCATATGGGTGTCGTGACGGTCAGCGATTGCGAAGTGCTGCGGGCCGAGCGGTTTTAA
- a CDS encoding universal stress protein, translated as MAYKTLTLVVTDKDVDASALEAAQGLARQNDAHLDVYCIGVDPARYEPLPAGSAAIVIESGAAEAHERAEELAKWVRATLKNAGLAYAVQSNVVPNMGLDGMISRLSRYCDLVVASQPYGKGRGPLQVSALEASLFGTGAPILVIPPSSDSDYSRPFERVVVAWNESDEAFAAIRKALPVLQAADRVDVVMVDPPSHSPERSDPGGAICVMLARHGIKAEVSILSRTLPRVSEVMTRFANDRDADLIVMGAYGHSRMREAILGGATRDMLEGAELPLLMAH; from the coding sequence ATGGCCTACAAGACACTCACTCTCGTCGTGACAGACAAGGACGTGGACGCATCCGCACTGGAGGCCGCCCAGGGGCTTGCACGCCAGAATGACGCCCACCTTGATGTCTATTGCATCGGTGTTGATCCGGCGCGCTATGAGCCTCTGCCAGCGGGTTCGGCGGCGATCGTCATCGAATCCGGCGCTGCCGAGGCCCACGAAAGGGCCGAGGAACTGGCGAAATGGGTGCGCGCCACGCTGAAAAATGCGGGGCTGGCTTATGCCGTGCAGTCAAACGTCGTGCCCAACATGGGCCTTGATGGCATGATTTCGCGGCTGTCGCGCTACTGCGACCTTGTTGTGGCCTCTCAGCCTTATGGCAAGGGGCGCGGACCCTTGCAGGTCAGCGCACTCGAGGCGTCGTTGTTTGGCACCGGCGCACCGATCCTGGTGATCCCGCCCTCATCAGATTCGGACTATTCCAGACCGTTCGAGCGGGTGGTCGTGGCCTGGAACGAAAGCGACGAGGCCTTTGCGGCGATCCGCAAGGCGCTTCCGGTATTGCAGGCGGCTGACCGCGTTGACGTGGTGATGGTCGATCCGCCCAGCCACTCACCTGAACGGTCTGACCCGGGTGGCGCGATCTGCGTCATGCTGGCGCGCCACGGGATCAAGGCTGAGGTGTCCATTCTGTCACGGACCCTGCCGCGGGTGTCCGAAGTCATGACGCGATTTGCCAACGATCGCGATGCAGATCTGATCGTGATGGGTGCTTACGGTCATTCACGCATGCGCGAAGCAATCCTTGGCGGCGCGACACGGGATATGCTGGAAGGGGCCGAACTGCCCCTGCTGATGGCGCACTGA
- the hemN gene encoding oxygen-independent coproporphyrinogen III oxidase, translating into MPSVSRLRELGLFDARAPRYTSYPPANHFANDVTPETTAAWIRSIKPGARVSLYVHIPYCRRLCWFCACRTQGTTTDRPLVPYLQQLKDELALIDAQLPQDVVISQVHLGGGTPTLLPPHMLLALGDSLRGLRTEADNLQFSVEIDPTEVDQARVDALMDIGMTRASIGVQDFDPLVQESIGRIQSFDLTNDVVDMLRRAGVNSLNMDVLYGLPHQTKSRMTDSVQKVLSLTPDRVALYGYAHVPWMAKRQVMIPADALPDAEERLELFDTARRLFKWDGYREIGIDHYAREGDSLADADRTKTMRRNFQGYTDDNSDVLIGMGASAISRYPQGYAQNLSASSKYAKAIEDGHLATERGHTMTDEDQLRAAMIEMIMCRFELDLAELSDRFNEPITALRERTQALRDRLGEFVETRGDVIRITESARLIARIAAQELDGYVMPEGRHSRAM; encoded by the coding sequence ATGCCTTCTGTTAGCCGGCTTCGCGAACTGGGTTTATTTGACGCGAGGGCACCGCGTTACACAAGTTATCCACCGGCAAACCATTTCGCCAACGATGTGACACCGGAAACCACCGCCGCGTGGATCAGGTCGATCAAACCGGGGGCGCGTGTGTCGCTTTATGTGCATATTCCCTATTGCCGTCGGCTGTGCTGGTTCTGTGCGTGCCGCACCCAGGGCACCACGACAGACCGCCCGCTGGTCCCTTATCTGCAACAACTCAAGGACGAGCTCGCGCTGATCGACGCGCAGCTGCCGCAGGACGTTGTGATCAGCCAAGTCCACCTTGGTGGCGGGACGCCCACGTTGCTTCCACCGCATATGCTACTTGCACTGGGCGACTCGCTGCGTGGATTGCGTACCGAGGCTGACAACTTGCAATTCTCGGTCGAAATTGACCCCACCGAAGTCGATCAGGCGCGCGTTGATGCATTGATGGATATCGGCATGACCCGTGCCAGCATCGGTGTGCAGGATTTCGACCCGCTGGTACAGGAATCAATCGGCCGTATCCAAAGTTTCGACCTGACCAATGACGTGGTCGACATGCTGCGTCGGGCTGGGGTCAACAGTCTGAACATGGATGTTTTGTATGGCCTGCCGCACCAGACCAAATCGCGCATGACCGACAGTGTGCAAAAGGTTCTGTCACTGACGCCCGATCGCGTTGCGCTTTATGGTTATGCGCATGTGCCGTGGATGGCGAAACGGCAGGTCATGATTCCCGCTGATGCGCTGCCTGACGCCGAAGAACGTTTGGAGTTGTTCGATACCGCACGCCGTCTGTTCAAATGGGACGGCTACCGCGAGATCGGTATTGATCATTACGCCCGCGAGGGCGACAGCCTTGCCGATGCCGACCGCACCAAAACCATGCGGCGTAATTTTCAGGGGTATACAGATGACAACTCTGATGTGCTGATCGGCATGGGGGCATCTGCCATATCGCGTTATCCGCAAGGCTATGCGCAAAACCTGTCGGCCTCGTCGAAATACGCCAAGGCGATTGAGGACGGCCACCTTGCGACCGAGCGTGGCCATACAATGACCGACGAAGACCAATTGCGCGCCGCAATGATCGAGATGATCATGTGCCGGTTCGAACTTGACCTTGCTGAACTGTCCGACAGATTCAACGAACCCATTACCGCCCTGCGCGAACGCACCCAGGCCCTGCGCGACCGACTTGGCGAATTTGTCGAAACGCGCGGTGACGTCATCCGCATCACCGAAAGCGCGCGCCTGATCGCGCGGATCGCAGCGCAGGAACTTGACGGCTATGTCATGCCCGAGGGCCGCCACAGCCGCGCGATGTAG
- a CDS encoding MFS transporter, with protein sequence MRLGIVVLVLAYVLSQFYRAFLAVLAPALKADIGATPEDLAQASGLWFLVFAAMQIPVGAALDSIGPRRTAAGLFALGGAGGALVFALATTPAHISIAMVLIGIGCSPVLMASYYIFARVYPVAVFATLAGAVIGFGSLGNIASSAPMAWAAEVFGWRETLFGLAAVTLVVAALIYVTVSDPEKVQHDQKGSVLDLLKIPALWLIFPMMFVNYAPSAGLRGLWAGPYAADVFGADAIRIGQVTLIMGLAMVAGNFLYGPMDRLLKTRKWVVFGGNAIGALGCFALFAIPGTSIWYSAVLLGVIGLFGASFPVLIAHGRAFFPTHLTGRGVTLMNLFGIGGVGLMQFVTGRIYDVSSDAGAGTAYQTIFLFYGLLICAGLVIYIFSADRTD encoded by the coding sequence ATGCGTCTGGGTATCGTCGTTCTTGTGCTGGCCTATGTGCTCAGCCAGTTTTATCGCGCCTTCTTGGCGGTTCTTGCGCCTGCGTTGAAGGCAGACATCGGGGCCACCCCCGAAGACCTCGCGCAGGCGTCCGGCCTGTGGTTCCTGGTGTTTGCGGCGATGCAGATTCCGGTCGGCGCCGCGCTCGATAGCATTGGGCCACGGCGCACCGCGGCGGGTCTGTTCGCGCTGGGCGGTGCAGGTGGCGCGCTGGTCTTTGCCTTGGCAACCACGCCCGCGCATATTTCCATCGCGATGGTGCTGATCGGCATCGGCTGTTCGCCCGTTCTGATGGCATCCTATTATATCTTTGCGCGGGTCTATCCGGTTGCTGTTTTCGCGACACTGGCCGGTGCCGTGATCGGGTTTGGCTCGCTTGGGAATATCGCAAGTTCCGCACCAATGGCTTGGGCGGCCGAGGTTTTTGGCTGGCGCGAAACCCTGTTTGGATTGGCCGCCGTGACGTTGGTTGTTGCAGCGCTGATCTACGTCACGGTCAGCGACCCCGAAAAGGTGCAGCACGATCAAAAAGGCTCGGTCCTTGATCTGCTGAAAATTCCGGCGTTGTGGCTGATTTTTCCGATGATGTTCGTCAATTATGCCCCTTCGGCTGGTCTGCGCGGGCTTTGGGCGGGGCCATATGCGGCGGATGTATTCGGCGCGGATGCGATCCGTATCGGGCAGGTCACACTGATCATGGGGCTGGCGATGGTCGCGGGGAATTTCCTTTACGGGCCGATGGACCGCCTGCTGAAAACCCGCAAATGGGTGGTTTTTGGCGGCAATGCCATTGGCGCGCTGGGTTGTTTCGCCCTGTTTGCCATTCCCGGCACGTCTATTTGGTATTCCGCCGTTTTGCTGGGCGTGATCGGCCTTTTTGGCGCGTCCTTTCCGGTGCTGATCGCGCATGGGCGCGCGTTCTTTCCCACACATCTGACGGGGCGGGGCGTGACCTTGATGAACCTTTTTGGCATCGGCGGTGTCGGCTTGATGCAGTTCGTCACCGGGCGCATTTACGATGTGTCGTCAGACGCGGGGGCCGGCACGGCCTATCAGACGATTTTCCTGTTCTATGGGCTGCTGATTTGTGCGGGCCTGGTGATCTATATCTTTAGCGCCGATCGCACCGACTAG
- a CDS encoding isoprenylcysteine carboxylmethyltransferase family protein has protein sequence MILPGTVLVYVPLLIHYLTGGWPFGGPVGGVVAWSVAVILAVPALALAATTMRLFVDQGKGTPAPWDPPTKLVVSGPYRYVRNPMLTSVMVFIIAEATVLNSLALLGWAVVFFGLNTVYFIFSEEPALERRFGSVYLHYKVAVPRWVPNLRPYQAPDSA, from the coding sequence TTGATCCTGCCGGGCACTGTTTTGGTCTATGTGCCGCTGTTGATTCACTACCTCACAGGTGGCTGGCCGTTCGGCGGTCCTGTCGGCGGCGTCGTAGCGTGGAGCGTTGCCGTAATTCTGGCCGTTCCAGCGCTTGCGCTGGCGGCCACGACCATGCGGCTTTTCGTTGATCAGGGCAAAGGAACGCCAGCGCCCTGGGACCCGCCAACAAAACTCGTGGTCAGCGGCCCATACCGCTATGTCCGGAACCCGATGCTGACGTCCGTCATGGTTTTCATCATCGCCGAGGCTACTGTATTGAACAGCCTCGCCCTGCTGGGTTGGGCGGTTGTCTTTTTTGGTCTCAATACCGTCTATTTTATCTTCTCGGAAGAGCCCGCACTTGAACGGCGCTTTGGCAGCGTATACCTGCACTACAAAGTTGCAGTCCCGCGGTGGGTGCCAAACTTGCGACCATACCAAGCACCAGACAGTGCCTGA
- the fnrL gene encoding transcriptional regulator FnrL encodes MAKPMTSEIECGDCPIRHRAVCARCETDELETLEEIKYYRNYSAGQTICWAGDDMPFVASVVRGVSSLSQTLEDGRTQMVGLLLPSDFIGRPGRSRSPYDVVAVSDVTMCCFRRKPFEDLLGTTPAISERLLEMTMDELDAAREWMLILGRKTAREKIASLLTILARREASIGLAARGGTLSIDLPLTREAMADYLGLTLETVSRQISALKREGIIVLDGKRRVQVPDISRLVMETGDDMDGGMIA; translated from the coding sequence ATGGCCAAACCAATGACCTCCGAGATCGAGTGTGGCGACTGCCCGATCAGGCATCGCGCCGTCTGCGCAAGATGCGAGACGGACGAGCTCGAAACGCTTGAAGAGATCAAATACTACCGCAACTATTCTGCGGGGCAGACGATCTGCTGGGCCGGTGACGACATGCCGTTTGTCGCCTCGGTTGTGCGCGGCGTGTCGTCCCTGAGTCAGACACTGGAAGACGGGCGCACGCAGATGGTCGGCCTGCTGCTGCCGTCCGATTTCATCGGCCGCCCGGGCCGGTCCCGTTCGCCCTATGATGTTGTCGCTGTGTCGGATGTAACGATGTGTTGTTTCCGCCGCAAACCCTTTGAAGACCTGCTGGGCACGACCCCCGCCATATCCGAACGTCTGCTTGAGATGACGATGGATGAACTGGACGCCGCACGCGAATGGATGCTGATCCTTGGCCGCAAGACAGCGCGCGAAAAGATCGCCAGCCTTCTGACGATCCTTGCGCGGCGCGAAGCCAGCATCGGCTTGGCCGCGCGTGGTGGCACCCTGTCGATTGATCTGCCTCTGACCCGCGAGGCGATGGCTGATTACCTTGGGTTGACGCTGGAAACCGTGAGCCGCCAGATTTCCGCCCTCAAGCGTGAAGGTATTATCGTTCTGGATGGTAAACGCCGCGTGCAAGTGCCCGACATCAGCCGCCTTGTCATGGAAACCGGCGACGATATGGATGGCGGGATGATCGCCTGA
- the ccoO gene encoding cytochrome-c oxidase, cbb3-type subunit II gives MAFLDRHKVLEKNATLLLAGSLLVVTVGGIVEIAPLFYLENTIEEVEGMRPYSPLELTGREIYIREGCYVCHSQMIRPMRDEVERYGHYSLAAESMYDHPFQWGSKRTGPDLARVGGRYSDEWQVDHLTDPQSVVPESVMPPYGYLTETLIEPTYIEDLLGAHAAVGVPYTEEMIASARADFMVQVDPFGDTDGLLERYPKAQVRNFDGQPGISEMDALVAYLQMLGTLVDFSTFTPDASR, from the coding sequence ATGGCTTTCCTTGATCGTCACAAGGTTCTTGAAAAGAACGCGACCTTATTGCTGGCTGGTAGCCTTCTGGTCGTGACTGTCGGCGGTATCGTCGAAATCGCACCGCTGTTCTATCTGGAGAACACCATCGAGGAAGTGGAGGGCATGCGCCCCTACTCCCCGCTGGAGTTGACCGGACGCGAGATTTATATCCGCGAGGGGTGCTATGTCTGCCACAGCCAGATGATCCGCCCGATGCGCGACGAGGTCGAGCGGTATGGCCACTACTCGCTGGCAGCGGAGTCGATGTATGACCATCCGTTCCAATGGGGCTCCAAACGGACAGGGCCCGACCTTGCCCGCGTTGGTGGCCGCTATTCGGACGAGTGGCAGGTGGATCACCTGACCGATCCACAGTCGGTTGTGCCAGAATCGGTGATGCCGCCCTATGGCTACCTGACCGAAACGCTGATCGAGCCGACATACATCGAAGATTTGCTTGGGGCACATGCCGCAGTTGGCGTGCCCTACACCGAAGAGATGATCGCGTCAGCGCGTGCCGACTTTATGGTGCAGGTTGATCCGTTTGGTGACACCGACGGGTTGCTTGAACGCTATCCAAAAGCACAGGTGCGCAACTTTGATGGCCAGCCGGGCATCAGCGAGATGGATGCGCTTGTCGCTTACCTGCAAATGTTGGGCACGTTGGTCGATTTCTCGACCTTCACACCCGATGCAAGCCGCTAG